From Myxocyprinus asiaticus isolate MX2 ecotype Aquarium Trade chromosome 25, UBuf_Myxa_2, whole genome shotgun sequence, one genomic window encodes:
- the LOC127416520 gene encoding mitochondria-eating protein-like, with amino-acid sequence MQNIEDLLCSTRIELDSVKQELTDTQIELDSTKNKSATTLLATEDEILHLKAELRAAQNQVDMYKRKVEVLDDYERQVRILHDEVSFLTAEKTMLQERLIRSCSPSPLPRRSRSVSPVRGESPTRAQLTSSSRHARLVSRFSDMYATERLESQSLLRKYIDDLETVQKIIFIAVVESFQAAKLAYRQFKIRVRKTLSSTHIGPESLEDAVVDYIVRNLDLYDVQTSVNDVINAMNVNPRISFPPEVDFVLISSFIREACRIAFAMQTLDPPLDLAFSSDGELYSDVKYRRSFDSEFTAPLVAHHVWPALVEGDTVILKGEAVTRRGALWRSRSRSSSPVHSRSRSGSPTRTFVSFCVD; translated from the exons ACTTACCGACACTCAGATTGAACTGGATTCTACAAAGAATAAATCAGCAACCACCCTTTTGGCCACAGAGGATGAAATACTACATCTAAAGGCAGA GTTGCGAGCAGCTCAAAATCAGGTTGATATGTATAAGAGAAAGGTTGAAGTACTGGATGACTATGAGAGGCAGGTCAGAATCCTACATGATGAGGTCTCTTTCCTCACTGCTGAGAAAACCATGCTGCAGGAGCG ATTAATCAGGAGCTGTTCACCTAGTCCTCTTCCCCGCCGGAGTCGCTCTGTTAGCCCTGTGAGGGGTGAGTCTCCTACACGCGCCCAACTCACCAGTTCCTCTCGGCACGCCCGGTTGGTCTCCCGTTTCTCAGACATGTATGCCACAGAGAGACTGGAATCCCAGAGTCTCCTTCGCAAATACATAGATGACCTGGAAACAGTCCAGAAGATCATTTTCATTGCTGTTGTG gaATCATTCCAGGCTGCTAAACTGGCCTATCGGCAGTTTAAAATACGTGTGAGGAAGACACTTTCCTCCACTCACATTGGTCCTGAGAGCCTGGAGGATGCAGTGGTGGATTACATAGTGAGAAATCTGGACCTGTATGATGTGCAGACCAGTGTTAAT GACGTGATAAATGCGATGAACGTAAACCCGCGCATCTCTTTCCCTCCGGAGGTGGACTTTGTTCTGATCAGCAGCTTCATTAGGGAGGCGTGTCGAATAGCCTTTGCCATGCAAACTCTGGACCCACCACTAGACCTGGCCTTCAGCTCGGATGGAGAACTCTACAGTGACGTGAA GTATAGGCGCAGTTTTGACTCTGAGTTTACTGCTCCACTGGTGGCACATCATGTGTGGCCTGCGCTGGTGGAGGGCGACACTGTCATACTGAAGGGAGAAGCAGTCACCAGGAGAGGAGCTCTG TGGAGAAGCAGGAGTCGTAGCTCCAGTCCTGTTCATTCTCGCTCTCGCTCAGGAAGCCCCACCCGCACATTTGTGAGTTTCTGTGTTGACTGA